In one window of Streptomyces sp. NBC_00193 DNA:
- a CDS encoding sensor histidine kinase has product MALRTPARAAEPLLAQAPEAWQRLLPYAVTAVCVMALLPVTIAVLTNDYKAGGGWAGALGVAQTLPLLLAVTRPRTAWGLVLVADTVGAAVLTQADGVAGHAWPWTPMVIIGYLVLMACLGLRESIRTLVGVWLVTGVTGALLTAFEPDGVTNTVALLFVLAGVMLALTGALRGLGDARQKVAEQESISEAERARRTLLEERARIARELHDVVAHHMSVITVQADSAPYRLPGMAEPVREEFAAIASSARESLGEMRRLLTVLRGDEANGADRTPQPGLGRLQQLVEATVRAGQPVELALAKGAAGAAPPAVDLSAYRIVQEALANVVRHAPGATTRISVTFDEEELLVLVVNGPARDAVVALETSGTGHGLVGMRERVRLTGGTLDTGPLPDGGFRVAARMPINTAPEEPS; this is encoded by the coding sequence CCGCGGTGTGCGTGATGGCGCTGCTGCCGGTGACGATCGCGGTGCTGACCAACGACTACAAGGCGGGCGGCGGCTGGGCCGGGGCACTGGGCGTGGCCCAGACCCTGCCGCTGCTGCTCGCCGTGACCCGGCCGCGCACCGCGTGGGGCCTGGTGCTCGTCGCCGACACGGTGGGGGCCGCGGTACTGACCCAGGCCGACGGGGTCGCCGGGCACGCCTGGCCCTGGACCCCGATGGTGATCATCGGCTACCTGGTGCTGATGGCCTGCCTGGGACTGCGCGAGTCCATCCGGACCCTGGTCGGGGTGTGGCTGGTGACCGGGGTGACGGGGGCACTGCTGACCGCCTTCGAACCGGACGGGGTGACCAACACGGTCGCCCTGCTGTTCGTCCTGGCCGGGGTGATGCTCGCGCTGACGGGAGCACTGCGCGGGCTCGGCGACGCCCGCCAGAAGGTCGCCGAGCAGGAGAGCATCAGCGAGGCCGAGCGCGCCCGCCGCACCTTGCTGGAGGAACGGGCCCGCATCGCGCGGGAGTTGCACGACGTGGTGGCCCACCACATGTCGGTGATCACGGTGCAGGCGGATTCGGCGCCGTACCGGCTCCCCGGCATGGCGGAGCCGGTACGCGAGGAGTTCGCCGCCATCGCGTCGAGCGCGCGCGAATCGCTGGGCGAGATGCGGCGGCTGCTGACGGTGCTGCGCGGCGACGAGGCGAACGGCGCCGACCGGACCCCGCAGCCGGGTCTCGGCCGGTTGCAGCAGCTGGTGGAGGCGACCGTACGGGCCGGGCAGCCGGTGGAGTTGGCGCTGGCCAAGGGCGCGGCCGGGGCGGCTCCGCCGGCCGTGGACCTGTCGGCGTACCGGATCGTCCAGGAGGCGCTGGCCAACGTGGTGCGGCACGCGCCGGGGGCTACGACGCGCATCTCGGTGACCTTCGACGAGGAGGAGCTCCTCGTGCTGGTGGTCAACGGTCCCGCGCGGGACGCGGTGGTGGCGCTGGAGACCTCGGGCACCGGGCACGGGCTGGTGGGGATGCGGGAGCGCGTACGGTTGACGGGCGGGACGCTGGACACCGGTCCGCTGCCCGACGGCGGCTTCCGGGTCGCCGCCCGCATGCCCATCAACACCGCTCCCGAGGAACCAAGTTGA